The following proteins come from a genomic window of Trueperaceae bacterium:
- a CDS encoding lycopene cyclase — MTYMQFHLAFTLPAVAAMIVWYLICFRTQVFDKGKFGALMRWPVIALLAHVVMAVLYTTPWDNYLVANGVWGYPAGKVIATIGHVPIEEYLFFVLQTVITGLFLLTLRFRFKELNAPKVAESRIFRPIVACVFVSVAALGLVLTNVSWGSYLGLILVWACPILAIQWGFGGDLILRRTKLWAVALSIPTIYFWLADRIAIGLNIWWISSEHTTGILLLGLPLEEAVFFLITNLMVVSGMLLVLEPESRARLREILKTPGFWWKATLVMWAISMVPTPLFPKLFPLFSYLSTALLAIGVFGAVKALIGNKAFVLAIVTIVFGVAIELLGTRTGVPFGNYTYSAPGPTIFGVPILVILGWWAFTIVAIAAAPDRGIRWLAPLFLVAWDLGLDPLMVHQGFWQFDPAGRYFGVPISNFMGWYVAGVILVSILLRIEPRLRCQGLKSLRIVFVTQGFLMVVGLIIFKLHAAALVGFVAITALTVLWTPLTQKIRLLRQST, encoded by the coding sequence ATGACCTACATGCAATTTCACCTCGCGTTTACCTTGCCTGCCGTTGCAGCAATGATTGTCTGGTATTTGATCTGCTTCCGAACTCAGGTCTTTGATAAGGGCAAGTTTGGAGCCTTAATGCGATGGCCAGTAATCGCTCTTTTAGCACACGTGGTTATGGCTGTCCTATACACGACCCCTTGGGACAATTATCTCGTTGCTAATGGCGTTTGGGGGTATCCCGCAGGAAAGGTGATCGCCACAATTGGTCATGTGCCGATTGAAGAGTATCTGTTTTTTGTTTTGCAGACAGTAATCACCGGCCTTTTCCTTTTGACTCTCCGATTTCGGTTTAAGGAGTTAAATGCGCCTAAGGTGGCTGAAAGTCGGATATTTCGGCCAATTGTCGCGTGCGTGTTTGTTAGTGTGGCGGCCTTGGGGCTTGTCCTTACTAATGTATCCTGGGGATCCTATCTCGGTCTTATCTTGGTTTGGGCTTGCCCTATTCTTGCGATACAATGGGGCTTCGGTGGGGATCTTATTCTTCGCCGAACTAAGTTGTGGGCAGTTGCTTTGTCTATACCAACAATCTATTTTTGGTTGGCGGATCGCATAGCCATTGGTCTAAACATTTGGTGGATCAGTTCTGAACATACGACCGGCATACTGTTACTGGGGTTGCCTCTCGAAGAAGCAGTATTTTTCCTCATAACAAATCTTATGGTCGTTTCGGGAATGTTGCTTGTCTTGGAACCCGAATCAAGAGCTAGATTGCGTGAGATACTGAAAACCCCGGGGTTTTGGTGGAAAGCTACCTTGGTGATGTGGGCTATTTCGATGGTACCAACGCCCCTTTTTCCTAAGTTGTTCCCTTTATTTTCCTACCTTAGTACGGCACTGTTAGCTATTGGTGTGTTCGGCGCAGTCAAGGCCTTGATCGGAAATAAAGCATTCGTACTGGCTATAGTGACTATAGTCTTTGGTGTAGCAATAGAACTTTTAGGGACTCGCACTGGTGTTCCATTCGGTAACTATACTTATTCAGCGCCTGGCCCAACTATCTTTGGCGTTCCAATACTCGTCATCCTAGGCTGGTGGGCTTTCACGATCGTAGCTATCGCTGCCGCTCCAGATCGTGGAATCAGATGGCTTGCACCGTTGTTTTTGGTTGCTTGGGACCTTGGATTAGACCCTCTAATGGTGCACCAAGGGTTTTGGCAATTCGACCCAGCCGGAAGGTATTTTGGGGTACCTATCAGCAATTTTATGGGTTGGTACGTGGCGGGAGTGATCTTGGTATCTATCCTGTTACGTATTGAGCCCCGACTCCGTTGTCAGGGACTCAAATCACTTAGAATTGTTTTTGTCACCCAAGGCTTTTTAATGGTAGTTGGGTTGATAATATTTAAGCTTCATGCTGCAGCGCTTGTGGGTTTTGTCGCTATAACGGCCCTTACTGTCCTTTGGACTCCGTTAACCCAGAAAATACGTCTACTAAGGCAGAGCACATGA
- a CDS encoding 1-acyl-sn-glycerol-3-phosphate acyltransferase: MRHFRKRPLEVFQCALERWIVLIMPLIIRRSLRTGLGGVYVRGCWESFPYAAVIALNHHSWWDGYLLWLIRLKISRHVGGLMDPDQLGRFRFFRKLGMIDARKVRKVLKRLQKGQSMFIFPEGELRKPGRVKHVFKGATYLSSKARVPLVPIACRVVLRGGERPEAFLNIGIPRDLENHNGTELIDDLNLLLDEVDSAIGVADPQEIPEGFVTWIRGRRPANERNAWVERFWRF, translated from the coding sequence ATGAGGCATTTTCGAAAAAGACCTCTCGAAGTATTCCAATGTGCATTAGAGCGATGGATCGTTTTAATTATGCCACTGATCATTCGTCGGTCGCTGAGAACTGGGCTAGGCGGAGTTTATGTTCGAGGGTGTTGGGAGAGTTTCCCTTATGCCGCCGTGATTGCTTTAAATCACCATTCTTGGTGGGACGGGTACCTACTTTGGTTGATACGGCTAAAGATTTCTCGTCATGTAGGCGGACTGATGGATCCCGATCAACTAGGTAGATTCCGATTTTTCCGAAAACTAGGAATGATTGATGCGCGTAAAGTACGGAAAGTTTTAAAGAGATTGCAGAAGGGCCAATCAATGTTTATTTTTCCCGAAGGAGAACTTAGGAAACCAGGTAGGGTAAAACATGTTTTCAAAGGCGCGACCTATCTGAGCTCAAAGGCACGAGTTCCCCTAGTACCTATAGCTTGTCGGGTTGTTCTTAGGGGAGGCGAGCGCCCTGAGGCTTTTCTCAACATCGGCATTCCAAGGGACCTGGAGAATCATAACGGGACTGAATTGATAGATGATCTTAACCTTCTCCTTGACGAGGTAGACTCAGCAATAGGTGTAGCTGACCCTCAGGAAATACCCGAAGGTTTTGTAACGTGGATTAGGGGTCGGCGACCAGCTAATGAGCGCAATGCATGGGTTGAGAGGTTCTGGAGATTCTGA
- a CDS encoding family 2 glycosyl transferase, producing MVLILNLCTFPTIRFGLRTDEKVSILMPVRNEVDILPLTLPLLLAQPADEILVLDDESSDGSSQLLAEASNNNIRLRVVKGTPLPKGWGGKNWACHQLAKLAQGEILIFTDADVFWKEGALGAILSFRKAQGAGLLSVWPLQKVESVLERIAVPQLDVILLGGLPQLGAKHLPLDSLVAANGQMMMWTREAYWKSGGHVSVKNLVLEDVSLARRAKASGQLVALALGAQVLQTRMYRRSKDLIEGFAKSILPAAGHVSFLFIILILSALSYTLSWGLVIFEERWLLVCLLGLGLRILVDLKVGRNPMWLWLQPIAPIVVWFISLYALNKRGSYTWKGRNYP from the coding sequence ATGGTTTTGATTCTTAATCTCTGTACCTTTCCAACAATTCGTTTCGGATTAAGGACCGATGAGAAGGTTTCTATTCTTATGCCAGTTAGGAACGAGGTTGATATTCTTCCCCTGACACTGCCACTACTTTTGGCGCAACCAGCTGACGAGATTTTGGTCCTTGATGACGAGTCGAGTGACGGTAGTTCACAGCTACTAGCTGAAGCAAGCAATAACAATATCCGACTCCGGGTTGTGAAAGGAACGCCATTACCGAAAGGATGGGGTGGAAAAAATTGGGCATGCCATCAGCTCGCCAAGTTGGCTCAGGGAGAAATTCTTATTTTCACGGATGCCGACGTATTTTGGAAGGAAGGAGCACTTGGGGCGATACTAAGTTTTCGGAAGGCCCAAGGCGCAGGGCTTCTAAGTGTATGGCCCTTACAGAAAGTTGAAAGCGTTCTTGAGCGGATTGCAGTACCCCAACTAGATGTCATTCTCTTGGGTGGGTTACCGCAACTTGGCGCCAAACACCTGCCCTTAGATTCTTTAGTGGCTGCCAATGGGCAAATGATGATGTGGACTCGAGAGGCATATTGGAAATCAGGAGGACATGTATCAGTCAAGAACCTAGTGTTAGAGGACGTGTCTCTAGCCCGTCGCGCTAAGGCCTCAGGTCAACTTGTAGCGCTGGCACTTGGTGCACAAGTACTTCAAACTCGTATGTACAGACGATCGAAGGACCTTATTGAGGGGTTTGCTAAAAGTATTTTACCAGCAGCAGGCCACGTGTCATTTCTTTTTATCATCCTCATACTTAGCGCCCTCAGCTATACCCTTAGCTGGGGACTTGTTATCTTCGAGGAGCGTTGGCTCCTGGTGTGCTTGCTTGGATTGGGGTTGCGAATATTGGTCGATTTAAAGGTTGGGAGAAATCCAATGTGGTTGTGGTTGCAGCCAATCGCCCCTATCGTTGTTTGGTTCATTAGCCTTTATGCTCTGAATAAGAGAGGAAGCTATACCTGGAAGGGGCGTAATTACCCGTGA